Proteins encoded in a region of the Cyanobacteriota bacterium genome:
- a CDS encoding low molecular weight phosphotyrosine protein phosphatase, translating to MPYRVLFVCLGNICRSPAAENIMNHLVRQANLQDQIVCDSAGTAAYHVGNPPDRRMTQAAAQRGIQMTGTARQFSRADFEAFDLILAMDWDNYDSITSLDREKRYTHKVKMMCEFCREHRDREVPDPYYGGMDGFNYVLDLLTDACSGLLEYIVQTQQYSPKRS from the coding sequence ATGCCCTATCGCGTGTTGTTCGTCTGCTTGGGAAACATCTGCCGATCGCCAGCGGCAGAGAACATCATGAACCATCTGGTTCGACAAGCTAACCTGCAAGATCAAATTGTTTGCGATTCGGCGGGCACAGCCGCTTACCATGTGGGCAACCCGCCCGATCGTCGCATGACCCAAGCAGCCGCGCAGCGTGGCATCCAGATGACGGGAACTGCCCGACAATTTTCCCGTGCAGACTTTGAAGCCTTTGATCTGATCCTAGCTATGGATTGGGATAACTACGACAGCATTACATCTCTTGATCGCGAGAAACGGTATACCCACAAGGTCAAGATGATGTGTGAGTTTTGCCGTGAGCATCGTGATCGGGAGGTGCCAGATCCCTACTATGGAGGCATGGATGGGTTTAACTATGTGTTGGATTTACTCACTGATGCTTGTAGCGGTTTGTTAGAGTACATTGTGCAAACTCAGCAGTATTCTCCTAAGCGCTCATAG
- a CDS encoding YbaB/EbfC family nucleoid-associated protein, which produces MTKGQGFGFGLGKMKELTEAFKKAQQVQEGAKKLQEELEEMEIEGTAGGGLVKVVLSGNQEPRRVELSADVMGEGAEVVADLVLAAAKDAYAKSTETMRARMEELTGGLNLPM; this is translated from the coding sequence ATGACAAAAGGACAAGGATTTGGATTTGGCCTCGGCAAGATGAAAGAACTGACGGAGGCATTTAAGAAAGCTCAGCAGGTGCAGGAAGGTGCTAAGAAGCTGCAAGAAGAGCTGGAAGAAATGGAAATTGAGGGCACTGCGGGTGGTGGATTGGTGAAGGTTGTGTTGAGCGGTAACCAAGAACCTCGCCGAGTTGAGCTGTCTGCTGATGTCATGGGTGAAGGCGCGGAAGTTGTGGCTGATTTGGTGTTAGCGGCTGCAAAAGATGCCTATGCTAAGTCCACAGAAACAATGCGTGCTCGCATGGAAGAGTTAACTGGTGGCTTAAACCTGCCGATGTAA